The following are encoded together in the Thermomonas brevis genome:
- the dnaE gene encoding DNA polymerase III subunit alpha, with protein MPARFVHLHLHTEFSLVDSTIRVPEKPDYARPEKAGDRPNLLSRAVELNLPALAVTDRNNLFALVKFYKAAESVGIKPIAGSDVMIADGGDAPSMLTLLCRDHTGYLSLSRLLSRAWLEGQRGDCVAIDPEWLRDDHAGLFAIAGRASLAGRLALANRHDLAEAQLAEWRRVFGDDLHLELTRTGREGDEAFNRFALHASGKLGLPVVASNDVRFLDAAGFDAHEARVCIASGRVLDDPRRPRDYSAEQYLKSTEDMAALFADVPDALDNTVALAQRCNIQLKLGTYFLPAYPVPSDETLDSWIRSESRAGLEARLQKNPLAPGKTREDYDARLEFELDTICKMGFPGYFLIVADFIQWGKNQGIPIGPGRGSGAGSLVAWALQITDLDPLPYNLLFERFLNPERVSMPDFDIDFCMDRRDEVIDYVARKYGRDRVSQIITYGTMAAKAVLRDTGRVLGFGYGMVDGIAKLIPNILGISLKDAMGQGKGGMDGEMASPDLIQRYNSEDDVRDLIDLALQLEDLTRNAGKHAGGVVISPSPLSDFCPLFAEHDHGTLGKNPVTQFDKDDVEAVGLVKFDFLGLRTLTIIDWAVKAINARRATEGKDALDIAAIPLDDASVYRDVFANGNTGSVFQFESSGMRRALKDAKPDRFEDLIALNALYRPGPMEMIPSFVARKHGTEEFEYPDPRTRAMLQETYGIMVYQEQVMQMAQIVGGYSLGGADLLRRAMGKKVPAEMAKHREIFREGAAKGGVDGPKADEIFDLMEKFAGYGFNKSHAAAYSLVAYQTAWLKKHYPAEFMAATLSSDMDKTEKVVGFLDEARGLGLTVLPPDANASTYMFEATAPDTIRYGLGAVKGVGQGVCEAIVAARRPRMDECRGRQDAGSGRAEGGAFRDLLDFCQRVSAAGLNKRTMEALIHSGAMDALAVNRASLMLQLPEALKATDQMAKNREAGMFDMFGGGSTDIRIELPETTEWPLAQLLQGEHDTLGHYLSGHPMDPYRDDVQKLVGHDLSALDAIWESGSRNNRPQEGRSWRPMVQTVVAGQVIGMRKRGDSQAFVQLEDGRGRIECGFFNEQWTEFAQLLTRDRILVVEGGLREDEFNGGFSLRASRCWDFAQICGQQAQRISIRIDLREPGALQQFEQVLKAHAGPTPVLLEAATAAGIGRLTLNGGRGLRVDAALPGLLRSLPGVSTVSVQLARPWATSH; from the coding sequence ATGCCCGCACGTTTCGTCCATCTGCACCTGCACACCGAGTTCTCGCTCGTGGATTCCACCATCCGCGTGCCCGAGAAGCCGGACTATGCGCGCCCGGAAAAGGCCGGCGACCGGCCCAACCTGCTCAGCCGCGCGGTGGAGCTGAACCTGCCGGCGCTGGCGGTGACCGACCGCAACAACCTGTTCGCGCTGGTCAAGTTCTACAAGGCGGCGGAAAGCGTCGGCATCAAGCCCATCGCCGGCAGCGACGTGATGATCGCCGATGGCGGCGACGCGCCGTCGATGCTGACCCTGCTGTGCCGCGATCACACCGGCTACCTCAGCCTGTCGCGCCTGCTCAGCCGCGCGTGGCTGGAAGGCCAGCGCGGCGACTGCGTCGCCATCGATCCGGAATGGCTGCGCGACGATCACGCCGGCCTGTTCGCCATCGCCGGCCGCGCCAGCCTGGCCGGACGCCTGGCGCTGGCCAACCGCCACGACCTCGCCGAAGCGCAGCTCGCCGAATGGCGGCGCGTGTTCGGCGACGACCTGCACCTGGAGCTGACCCGCACCGGCCGCGAGGGCGACGAAGCCTTCAACCGCTTCGCCTTGCACGCCTCCGGCAAGCTCGGCCTGCCGGTAGTCGCCAGCAACGACGTGCGCTTCCTCGACGCCGCCGGCTTCGACGCGCACGAGGCGCGCGTCTGCATCGCCTCCGGCCGCGTGCTGGACGACCCGCGCCGCCCGCGCGACTACAGCGCCGAGCAGTACCTGAAATCGACCGAGGACATGGCGGCGCTGTTCGCCGACGTGCCGGACGCGCTCGACAACACGGTCGCGCTGGCGCAGCGCTGCAACATCCAGCTCAAGCTCGGTACGTACTTCCTGCCGGCCTATCCGGTGCCGTCGGACGAGACGCTGGACAGCTGGATCCGCAGCGAGTCCCGCGCCGGCCTGGAAGCGCGTCTGCAAAAAAATCCGCTCGCTCCCGGCAAGACCCGCGAGGACTACGACGCGCGGCTGGAGTTCGAGCTGGACACCATCTGCAAGATGGGCTTCCCCGGCTACTTCCTGATCGTGGCCGACTTCATCCAGTGGGGGAAGAACCAGGGCATCCCCATCGGCCCCGGCCGCGGCTCCGGCGCCGGCTCGCTGGTGGCGTGGGCGCTGCAGATCACCGATCTCGACCCGCTGCCGTACAACCTGCTGTTCGAGCGCTTCCTGAACCCGGAACGCGTGTCGATGCCCGACTTCGACATCGACTTCTGCATGGACCGGCGCGACGAGGTGATCGACTACGTCGCGCGCAAGTACGGCCGCGACCGCGTCAGCCAGATCATCACCTACGGCACGATGGCGGCGAAGGCGGTGCTGCGCGATACCGGGCGCGTGCTCGGCTTCGGCTATGGCATGGTGGACGGCATCGCCAAGCTGATCCCGAACATCCTCGGCATTTCGCTGAAGGACGCGATGGGCCAGGGCAAGGGCGGGATGGACGGCGAGATGGCCTCGCCCGACCTGATCCAGCGCTACAACAGCGAGGACGACGTCCGCGACCTGATCGACCTCGCCCTGCAGCTGGAAGACCTCACCCGCAACGCCGGCAAGCACGCCGGCGGCGTGGTGATCTCGCCCTCGCCGCTGTCCGATTTCTGCCCGCTGTTCGCCGAACACGACCACGGCACGCTGGGCAAGAACCCGGTCACCCAGTTCGACAAGGACGACGTGGAAGCCGTCGGCCTGGTGAAGTTCGACTTCCTCGGTCTGCGCACCCTGACCATCATCGACTGGGCGGTGAAGGCGATCAACGCGCGACGTGCGACGGAGGGCAAGGACGCGCTCGACATCGCCGCGATCCCGCTGGACGACGCCAGCGTCTACCGCGACGTGTTCGCCAACGGCAATACCGGCTCGGTGTTCCAGTTCGAATCCTCCGGCATGCGGCGCGCGCTGAAGGACGCGAAACCCGACCGCTTCGAGGACCTGATCGCGCTGAACGCGCTGTACCGCCCCGGCCCGATGGAAATGATTCCGTCGTTCGTGGCGCGCAAGCACGGCACCGAGGAGTTCGAATACCCCGATCCGCGCACCCGGGCCATGCTCCAGGAGACCTACGGCATCATGGTCTACCAGGAGCAGGTCATGCAGATGGCGCAGATCGTCGGCGGCTACTCGCTGGGCGGCGCCGACCTGCTGCGCCGCGCAATGGGCAAGAAGGTGCCGGCCGAAATGGCCAAGCACCGCGAGATCTTCCGCGAAGGCGCGGCCAAGGGCGGCGTGGACGGCCCCAAGGCCGACGAAATCTTCGACTTGATGGAGAAGTTCGCCGGCTACGGCTTCAACAAGTCGCACGCGGCCGCTTACTCGCTGGTCGCCTACCAGACCGCGTGGCTGAAGAAGCACTACCCGGCCGAGTTCATGGCGGCCACGCTGTCCTCGGACATGGACAAGACCGAGAAGGTGGTGGGCTTCCTCGATGAAGCGCGCGGCCTCGGGCTGACCGTGCTGCCGCCGGACGCGAACGCCTCCACCTACATGTTCGAGGCGACCGCGCCGGACACCATCCGCTACGGCCTCGGCGCGGTGAAGGGCGTGGGTCAGGGCGTGTGCGAGGCCATCGTGGCGGCGCGACGTCCAAGGATGGACGAGTGCCGCGGGAGGCAGGATGCCGGGAGCGGCCGCGCGGAAGGCGGCGCGTTCCGCGACCTGCTCGACTTCTGCCAGCGCGTCTCCGCCGCCGGCCTCAACAAGCGCACCATGGAAGCGCTGATCCATTCCGGTGCGATGGACGCGCTGGCGGTCAACCGCGCCTCGCTGATGCTGCAGCTGCCGGAGGCGCTGAAGGCCACCGACCAGATGGCGAAGAACCGCGAGGCCGGCATGTTCGACATGTTCGGCGGCGGCAGCACCGACATCCGCATCGAACTGCCGGAAACCACCGAGTGGCCGCTGGCGCAGTTGCTGCAGGGCGAGCACGACACGCTGGGGCACTACCTTAGCGGGCATCCGATGGACCCGTACCGCGACGACGTGCAGAAGCTGGTCGGCCACGACCTGTCCGCGCTGGACGCGATCTGGGAAAGCGGCTCGCGCAACAACCGCCCGCAGGAAGGCCGCAGCTGGCGGCCGATGGTGCAGACGGTGGTGGCCGGACAGGTGATCGGCATGCGCAAGCGCGGCGATTCGCAGGCGTTCGTGCAGTTGGAGGACGGGCGCGGGCGGATCGAATGCGGCTTCTTCAACGAGCAGTGGACGGAGTTCGCCCAACTGCTCACCCGCGACCGCATCCTGGTGGTCGAGGGCGGCCTGCGCGAGGACGAGTTCAACGGCGGCTTCTCGCTGCGCGCCAGCCGCTGCTGGGATTTCGCGCAGATCTGCGGCCAGCAGGCGCAGCGGATCTCGATCCGCATCGATCTGCGCGAGCCGGGCGCGCTGCAGCAGTTCGAGCAAGTGCTGAAGGCCCACGCCGGCCCCACCCCCGTGCTGCTGGAGGCCGCCACCGCCGCCGGGATCGGCCGGCTGACCCTGAACGGCGGCCGCGGTCTGCGCGTGGACGCCGCCCTGCCCGGCCTGCTGCGCAGCCTGCCGGGCGTCAGCACGGTCAGCGTGCAGCTGGCCCGGCCGTGGGCGACATCGCACTGA
- the lpxA gene encoding acyl-ACP--UDP-N-acetylglucosamine O-acyltransferase gives MSGTAIHPTAAIDPRARLGAGVQVGAYAVIGAEVEIGDNTRIGPHCTIEGPTRIGRDNVFHGHAAIGGEPQDKKYRGERVELEIGDGNSIREFVTINRGTGDGGGITRLGHRNWILAYSHIAHDCIVGNDCVFSNNATLAGHVTVGNHVILSGFSGIHQFCRIGDYAFIGMGAFVNGDVPPYLMVAQEKYARPRGINAEGLKRRGFDAARVAAIKRAYRALYMGEAKLDEAKVELAEIAADSDDVRAFLDFIEAGERPLLR, from the coding sequence ATGTCCGGGACCGCGATCCACCCCACCGCCGCCATCGATCCGCGCGCGCGCCTCGGCGCGGGCGTGCAGGTCGGCGCCTATGCGGTGATCGGCGCGGAGGTGGAGATCGGCGACAACACCCGAATCGGGCCGCACTGCACCATCGAGGGCCCGACCCGGATCGGCCGCGACAACGTCTTCCACGGCCACGCCGCGATCGGCGGCGAGCCGCAGGACAAGAAGTATCGCGGCGAGCGCGTGGAGCTGGAGATCGGCGACGGCAATTCAATCCGCGAGTTCGTCACCATCAACCGCGGCACCGGCGACGGCGGCGGCATCACCCGGCTGGGCCACCGCAACTGGATCCTCGCCTACAGCCACATCGCCCACGACTGCATCGTCGGCAACGACTGCGTGTTCTCCAACAACGCGACGCTGGCCGGGCACGTGACGGTGGGCAACCACGTCATCCTCAGCGGCTTTTCCGGCATCCACCAGTTCTGCCGGATCGGCGATTACGCGTTCATCGGCATGGGCGCGTTCGTCAACGGCGACGTGCCGCCGTACCTGATGGTGGCGCAGGAAAAATACGCGCGGCCGCGCGGCATCAACGCCGAAGGATTGAAGCGTCGCGGCTTCGACGCGGCGCGCGTCGCCGCGATCAAGCGCGCCTACCGCGCGCTGTACATGGGCGAGGCGAAGCTGGACGAGGCCAAGGTCGAACTGGCCGAGATCGCCGCGGACAGCGACGACGTGCGCGCCTTCCTCGACTTCATCGAAGCCGGCGAGCGGCCGCTGCTGCGGTGA
- a CDS encoding ribonuclease HII: protein MNLRIAGIDEAGRGPLAGPVVVAAVVFAPGRTPVNGLDDSKALTEKKRELLYPRIVERALAWKIVFVEADEIDRRNIFQATMHGMREALLGVAHMADCARIDGNRLPKDLPCPAEAWVGGDARDRAIMAASILAKVARDARMRELHALHPHYGFDRHKGYPCPQHLDALRRFGPCPQHRRSFAPVRDALGATPVQDELPGLPQPA, encoded by the coding sequence ATGAACCTGCGCATCGCCGGCATCGACGAAGCCGGGCGCGGCCCATTGGCCGGGCCCGTGGTGGTGGCCGCGGTGGTGTTCGCGCCGGGCCGCACGCCGGTGAACGGGCTGGACGACTCCAAGGCGTTGACCGAGAAGAAGCGCGAGTTGCTCTACCCGCGCATCGTCGAGCGCGCGCTGGCGTGGAAGATCGTGTTCGTCGAAGCCGACGAGATCGACCGCCGCAACATCTTCCAGGCGACCATGCACGGCATGCGCGAGGCGCTGCTCGGCGTGGCCCACATGGCCGACTGCGCGCGCATCGACGGCAACCGGCTGCCGAAGGACCTGCCCTGCCCGGCCGAAGCCTGGGTGGGCGGCGACGCCCGCGACCGCGCCATCATGGCTGCCTCGATCCTCGCCAAAGTGGCGCGCGATGCCCGCATGCGCGAGCTGCACGCGCTGCACCCACACTACGGCTTCGACCGCCACAAGGGCTATCCCTGTCCGCAGCACCTGGACGCGCTGCGCCGCTTCGGCCCCTGCCCGCAGCACCGCCGCAGCTTCGCGCCGGTGCGCGACGCGCTGGGCGCGACGCCCGTGCAGGACGAACTGCCGGGATTGCCGCAGCCCGCCTGA
- a CDS encoding acetyl-CoA carboxylase carboxyltransferase subunit alpha, which yields MNPNYLDFEQPIADLETKIQELRQASSGPAVNIDAEVHALQEKLRKRTATIFRDLTPWQVSQLSRHPSRPYTLDYLRVICDEFQELAGDRAFADDNAIVGGLARIDGRPVMVIGHEKGRDTKAKIKRNFGMPKPEGYRKALRLMKLAERFGLPILTFIDTAGAWPGIDAEERGQSEAIARNLLEMAELRVPIVCTVIGEGGSGGALAIGVGDRTIMLEYSTYSVITPEGCASILWRDAGKAKDAAEQLGMTAKRLQSLGLVDKVVREPTGGAHRNPVQMAKRLKAVLLNELDALQSEPVETLLENRYRRLRGYGAYDIAS from the coding sequence ATGAATCCGAACTACCTCGATTTCGAGCAGCCCATCGCCGACCTGGAAACCAAGATCCAGGAACTGCGGCAGGCCAGCAGCGGCCCGGCGGTCAACATCGACGCCGAAGTGCACGCCCTGCAGGAGAAGCTGCGCAAGCGCACCGCGACCATCTTCCGCGACCTCACCCCGTGGCAGGTCTCGCAGCTCTCGCGCCACCCCTCGCGCCCGTACACGCTGGACTACCTGCGGGTGATCTGCGACGAGTTCCAGGAGCTGGCCGGCGACCGCGCCTTCGCCGACGACAACGCCATCGTCGGCGGCCTGGCCCGCATCGACGGCCGCCCGGTGATGGTGATCGGCCACGAGAAGGGCCGCGACACCAAGGCCAAGATCAAGCGCAACTTCGGCATGCCGAAACCGGAGGGCTACCGCAAGGCGCTGCGGCTGATGAAGCTGGCCGAACGCTTCGGCCTGCCGATTCTGACCTTCATCGACACTGCCGGCGCCTGGCCGGGCATCGACGCCGAGGAACGCGGCCAGTCCGAGGCCATCGCCCGCAACCTGCTGGAAATGGCCGAGCTGCGCGTGCCGATCGTGTGCACGGTGATCGGCGAAGGCGGCAGCGGCGGCGCGTTGGCGATCGGCGTGGGCGACCGCACGATCATGCTGGAATACAGCACCTACTCTGTCATCACCCCCGAAGGCTGCGCCTCGATCCTGTGGCGCGACGCCGGCAAGGCCAAGGACGCCGCCGAGCAGCTGGGCATGACCGCCAAGCGCCTGCAATCGCTGGGCCTGGTCGACAAGGTGGTGCGCGAACCCACCGGCGGCGCGCACCGCAACCCGGTGCAGATGGCGAAGCGCCTGAAGGCGGTGCTGCTGAACGAGCTGGATGCGCTGCAAAGCGAGCCGGTCGAAACGCTGCTGGAAAACCGCTACCGCCGCCTGCGCGGCTATGGCGCCTACGACATCGCCTCCTGA